ggcgacagtggcaaggaaaatctcccaagaaggaagaaaccttgggagggaccagactcaaagggggagcccaacctctaGGGGCCGGCAGGCACATCGACCCTCCAATTGCACTGCGGGGTACATCTTTATGGTTGCAGGCCTAATGCCAAGGCCTGcaactttttaatattttcacaTTCGAATATTCGGCAGAGTTTTTTTCTGTATATTTGCGTTTTTCACAACTTTTCTGTTACCCACATTTTGAAAATGCTCTCACACTCCAGAGTTCAGTTGACACTCTCGATCAGTGTTAGGAAGACTGACTTGACTCAAGCctgtcatattttccatttacttACCTGTGTGTTATGTGTGTTACTTGCGATAAGAATTGCATTGGCGTCAATGGACGCAAATTAGCCAATTATTCAAATGCAGATTGTACTTCTtgaatttttacatttaatttttttggaTATCTTGAATATTTGTTGCAGCACTTTTCAGTCGCCATGTTGGGAGTCTTCGCTGGTACCTCAATCCATGAATTCACCTGGATTTTTACCGGAACAACTCAGAGGCGCTATTTTGCTTGACAGTTCTAGAGCAGAGCATCTCCAGGGAAATGAGCAAGTAATCTTTCTGCTGTGAGCCCATTTCCTTTACAACTTCGCTACCCGATGCTCACATTGTCATCCTTTCAAAGAGCTTGATGACTGACTCACAATTTCAGtcggcaaaaagaaaaaaataactaaaaaaataagaaatccACTACCGGACATGCAAAAAAAGCagctttttttgtgtaaatACTGTGGATCTTTACGGAAAAGCAAAattttataatttaaaaatagaaCAAAATAAACCTGACTGACAGTGACACGCACTTCTGCTATATTTTACTcaatgtaatttttattttgcctggCAGTCGCCATGACGCGCATATCATGCCTTATATAGAACGAAAATGCAAAGTCAAGCACTGGTATGACAGAATGTGAATGAGCCGATAACCACTCATCATGCCGCGGACAGAAAAATGCAGCATCAGAAGGAATGGTGGCATCATGCAGCCTTTGAGGAGAGACGGCGGCAGCAGGAGCCGCAAGGTGACATCTGGGGCTGCATCATACTTAGGGACATACACTACAAACTtaaaacagtttaaaaaaatctaatgcCGACCTTTGCTTAAAAAGTTTGAGAAGCCCAGCACATATAACATAAATCAGACAACTACAGCAATTTGCAGAGGCATGTAAAGCCAATAATACCACAAGGTCAACTCCTTTGGCAAAAACTTTATCAATTAACATCAGTTACTGTTAGCGCAACCTTTGCACTGACCCTCCAAGCACTTTAAGGCTATTAAGTGGCATTAATAGCAGTCGTTGTTTTGTACGATGCCCACGGACAGCTTAAGCACATGCTACCGCTATTTGCAGAACGTCGAATGGTATATTTCTGCACAAACGTTATGTTTCAGGGGTATGAACATTGACATGTGctcaaacaggaagtgaccaCACCCAAGCTGCCCCGCCCCCAGGGATCTAGACCTACCGGACACCCCGATGTCGGCCAGTACCGCCTTCTTGCGGTCTTTAACGCTGCTGATTTGGGGAAAGTAGACGTCCAGAGCCAGGAAGGCCATGCAGCACAGGAAGGCCATCGTTCCCATGGCTACGCCGTAGTTGCAGGCATTCTGGTTGCGGTTGAAGATGCAGTACTCCTCGACCTCGCTAGGGCGGTTCAAGTAACCCTCGTTGGCGATACAGCCAAAGATCACGATAGAGAACAGCTGTGGGATGGAGAGGGGGATGAGCAGAGGGAGAAATGACCAAGAGTACAGGTAAAAACACAGGTTAAAAGCATAACCTCAGGCTGTACATTGCCAAGGCAGCACTGACGCTACTAATATTAGCTCAGCGACAGCCAGGGAACAGTTGTCACTATGGGAATAGCCTCTTCGCAGCTCACTCATCATCTCTCAACGTTCACCGCGAGTGTGAGAAGTGCGTTCAGCATCAGTAAGACCTGCCACATCCACCCCAATCCACTAAATGCTAAAGACTCCCCATTGTAGGGTACACTGTAGCTCCACCCCAAAAATCATGTGCCAGCAGCTCACTGCTTTTAGCTCCTCAGTGCTAGTGCTGCTGGCTAATATGGTGGCGGCTAACATGGTGGCGCTAACGTGCTGCCGGCTAACGTGCTGGTGGCTAACGTGCTGCTGGCTAACATGGTGGCGGCTAACATGGTGGCGGCTAACATGGTGGCGGCTAATATGCTGCCGGCTAACATGCTGCCGGCTAACATTCTGGCGGCTAACATGCTGCTGGATAACATGCTGCCGGCTAACATGCTGCCGGCTAACATGCTGCCGGCTAACATGCTGCCGGCTAACATTCTGGCGGCTAACATGCTGCCGGCTAACATTCTGGCGGCTAACATGCTGCCGGCTAACATGCTGCCGGCTAACATTCTGGCGGCTAACATGCTGCTGGATAACATGCTGCCGGATAACATGCTGCCGGCTAACATTCTGGCGGCTAACATGCTGCCGGCTAACATGCTGCCGGATAACATGCTGCCGGCTAACATTCTGGTGGCTAACATGCTGCCGGCTAACATGCTGCCGGCTAACATGCCGCCGGCTAACATTCTGGCGGCTAACATGCTGCTGGCTAACATGCTACTGGCTAACATGCTGCCGGCTAACATGCTGCCGGCTAACATTCTCGCGGCTAACATGCTACTGGCTAACATGCTGCCGGCTAACATGCTGCCGGCTAACATGCTGCCGGCTAACATGCTGCCGGCTAACATTCTGGCGGCTAACATGCTGCTGGCTAACATGCTGCCGGCTAACATTCTGGCGGCTAACATGCTGCCGGCTAACATGCTACCGGCTAACATTCTGGCGGCTAACATGCTGCCGGCTAACATGCTGCTGGCTAACATGCTGCCGGCTAACATTCTGGCGGCTAACATTCTGGCGGCTAACATGCTGCTGGCTAACATGCTACTGGCTAACATGCTGCCGGCTAACATTCTGGTGGCTAACATGCTACGCTGACCTGCATGAACAtcaaaactattttttttgtcagCGTCAGTTGTTGTCAGGTGGATAAGTTCTGCCCAAGAATGAAACGGCACTAAAATATAATCAAATTGTAACTGACAAAACCAGAAAAGTCAAGATGTGTATATATCTGCATGTACATGTGCTAGAGCGATTCAGCTGCTCCCCGCTTTTTTGTGAAATTTAAAACTAGAGTAAAGCCTAAAGAACTACAAAAGCCCCTTAACTCGATTTCATTTGGGCCCAAGAATGAATGTGATGGGTTTTGTGCGCATGAAGAAgaaaaatttctcaatttatgtcaCTGTGAGCATCATTCCATACTGTCAAAATGTGATTTTGATCCCATAGTCTTCTGCAAATGTCAGCCTCAATAAATTAGCTTTAATATGGTGTGTGGATGGCAATAGCAAAGGGGCACTGGAGGGAGAGGTGGGAGATGCAGCAAAACATCAAACGGTGTGAAGAACTGTGAGCTGGACCGGCAGTAGTTCCTACAACATGTTAATCATGCCCGTTCTGCAGAAATTTGGCAGTGAGGGTAAATCCAGTTTGGGGAAGCCTGCAATAGAGCAATTATTATCCCTAAAACAGCGGGACATTTCTTTTCCTTTTCCCAGGCTTGAATTAACACTAACGGAGACAAAGCATGCCGACGTAAAATTACTTCATAACTGAAAAAATAATGGGACTGAGACCTGGACACATCAGGACACAGacagcaggacaaaagcagggCTCCTTgtgatccatccatctatttgccaaaccgcttatccttctgggtcgcggggggtccggagcctatcctggaagcaatgggcacgaggcagggaacaacccaggatggggggccagcccatcgcagctccTTGTGATCCAAACTGTGCCTGTATGCTTACAGGGTTGCTATGTTCACGTCTGAGCCCTAGTCAGCCAAAATACTCGTAAATAATCTTTGCTCCTTGCTGTTAATTAtatgatattaaaaaaaaaattgatctgAGGTTGATGATAAAACAGAAGGTGTGTGGGTAAGTAGAGGAGACCAGATAATTACATTATTTATCAAAATGCCACTAGATTACCAAGCAATGTGAAATACAGCTTGTCCTTTAATGCAACATTGCAACATTGCATATTCAAAAGATATTTATTTTATGCCACAAGTTGTAACCTTCTGTTTTGGAGCCATTTTCTAAATTATGCTAAGTAGAAAAACGGTCACAGCAAGGTGTGCTGGGAGATCAGTCGATGGATCGAGCTCAAGCACCACTAGGGCTGCGGCTTGCTTTGGCAGGAACGCTATCCAGTTACATTCGGTCCGTTTCCCCTGCTCTCCTGGGAGGCTTCTTCTATTGACAGGGAGGTAGCTAATGTCATGGTTTGGGGGTGGCCGCTGTTTTCAGCTCAATAAACCATGCAGAGAGCAGGCCTGGCTGCAGACTGCTCGCTGAAGGCATGGGATGAATTTGACACCGGCAGTCTGCTTTCACAGACATTCACCCGGGAGTTGGATCCTGGACAGACAGACGTGGTTCCTGTATTTTCCCTGAAAACACAGCCACATTATAAAATTACACTCTCCCCTAACAACATAACCGGATAGGCTGTGATTTAAGGCTTGATTTGGTTATGAATCGTCCTCCGGATTGCACTGCTATGCTATGGTATATCGTGGCCCCACAGATGACTTGATTGAATTTCGATGCTATTTATTTTGTTCTATAATAAAAACTGCCTATTTCTCCCGCTAGCCATTTGCTCTCTTGGACTGCAGAATAAAAAATGGCCTCCCTTTTCCCACTAGTGCTCCACTGATCTCATTGTCTCATCGTCCCAATCTCCGCCCAGGACCACGCCCATCCACCCCTCTCTCCTTCCTACACACACAACCCTACTCATGCAGCCACTCCTCGTCTTCCAAGATATGCCAAAAATGTATGACTAATGAGGGAGCCATTACTAATTATACCATGTGATTACATCATAATGAACAATCTTGCAGTATCCAGTGAGGTCGGAGGTTGAAAGAGAAGGCTTTTCAACTAGAAGTTTAATGGCCCAAAGGTCCGAACTTCAATTCGAACTGGGGAATGGAAGTGTTAGTTTTCGGgtattaaaaatgcatttgaaTAATATAGGACATGGCTGCTAGCACCTGGACTGAGCCATTTCACTTGGCTGGCTAAGCTAATGAGAAAATCCTTAAGCTATTCTTCTACTTCGCTTGCCAGAAGATGGACAGGTTAAAGATGCATGagctggaaacagaaatgaacatGTATAGCATTTAAAATTAGTGATCATTGTTGATACACCACAGCACAACAATAAAATGTGTCCTGTGCATttgacccatatgtgacatagttgggggcagctaattcagccccgcggagcagtgcttgggggcggtacctcgcacagagtacctcagtggtgccgtgcaggtcagggattcgaacctgcaatctttcaattacaagcgtgcttccctaaccattaagccaccactgccctttCTTCCTGCCTGCTCCATTCGCTCACCTGCTAACGATCAGCCTAATTTTTCTGGGCCGGCCTGGATCACGAGGTCCTGGCTCCCCATGAAAGCGGCCATTGTGAAGGTGCTGTGTGAGGATCTGATCTTGTGACGACCAGAAAGAGGCTTTTGGGTTAGCGAGACGGCACACGGGCAAGTCCGCATGGCCTGCTGGTGGGAAGGGCGAAGATCCTGGTGAAGCCAACCATGTgaccgaaaaaaaaaataaaaatcccaaGACGGAAGCAAGACCACATGACACAACAGCATATTTGCATAACTGCCCACTGTCCGCATTTACCATTCTTAGTGGAAAAGAGACCAGAAATCAGCACTGTGAGATGAGTGATGCTTTTGCTCCTCTttgtgcagattttttttttttattattgtatagTTACATTGTTCCCCACTTTATACATGATTACTATTTGAAGCGTGTGAGAAATTAATGCAAGAAAAAAGATATCTGGAGCTGGAATTAGTTGTGTTTAGCCACCTGCCTACTGAATAGACGATGGAATAACCCCACCCACTCATCCAGTGCATCTGAAAAAAACCTGCTGTTGTTCGTCCAAAATAGCTCCATGACTGTACCAGAGTGTCCATTTCCACTCCACTGGCCCCCTACAAGGCTTTCTGCTTCACCGTGGGGTAAGCGTGTACCTGTTCAGTTTTACAACTGCGCCTACGACTCTAACACGACCTCTGCAGTGCGTCTGCATTTCCACAGGGCTGTCACTGCGCCCACAGATGCCAGCGCTGGCTTGCTGTACTGCATCGGGGGCAGATGTTTCAAAGGAGATCTAGAGGGAGAGGGATGGCATGCACCGGTGGATGGTTCAAGTTTGGGACGAGGAGAGTGGGAATTGCAGCTGTCACTAAGGAAGCCCacggaaaagagagagaggtcTGGATGGAGCGCACAGAGATTTGGAGGGGCGAGGGGAAACTGGGCTTCAAAAGAGGCaggacataaacacacagagacagataaAGCAGCCACGcagggcacccccccccccccccacccaccctttTCTACTCCGTGAGCTTGTAAGTCTCCTGGGCTGACAGGGCAGTGCCAGTCTCCTGTAGCTCTTATTGACCAAACACTGTGGTCAATAAACCGCAGAGCTGGACCCAGGAAACGACACCC
The sequence above is a segment of the Brienomyrus brachyistius isolate T26 chromosome 5, BBRACH_0.4, whole genome shotgun sequence genome. Coding sequences within it:
- the LOC125741815 gene encoding keratin-associated protein 4-4-like gives rise to the protein MCQQLTAFSSSVLVLLANMVAANMVALTCCRLTCWWLTCCWLTWWRLTWWRLTWWRLICCRLTCCRLTFWRLTCCWITCCRLTCCRLTCCRLTCCRLTFWRLTCCRLTFWRLTCCRLTCCRLTFWRLTCCWITCCRITCCRLTFWRLTCCRLTCCRITCCRLTFWVAMFTSEP